CATTCGCGAGTTCCCGGGATAAAAAGTTATAAAAATATCTAGTAACCTTTATAAGATATAAAATAAGACTTTTACCCACTCAATGATATTGATGAAATTACACATCTAaacaaaattgatttttatagtttttcgaattttactagtttaatttacaattaacttgttcaaaatagtagattagcttcctgaattttgtaagtgtctcaccagctctctaaacttacttatttcgtatcaccagctccctaaacttgtccataaaagtagaccagctccctgaactttgtaagtgtctcaccaactctccaaacttgtttattctataacaactaaatgcaaaaaccataatactaactcttgATCATCActcattcaatctctcaaacctgcaatactaactcttataatatgttgaaATGTAAGAGAAGcgaaaaattacctctcgaatagatgaagacgtatttttagaatttagatttaatacattttttgtatttagttgttacagaataagcaagtttagggagttggtaaGACATttgtaaagttcagggagctaatatatttttatggaaaagtttagggagctggtaatacgaaataaacaagtttagagagctagtgagacatttgcaaaattcaaaaaaccaatttattattttgaacaagttcagaaaGCGGATAATGTATTAGACGAATAGTATATGACTAATAAATGGAATAATATGTGCATTTTCCTGAAAAAAAGAATTATATCACGGGTTTCATACTAGTTATATAGGAAAAgacaaattttataaaattgtgatttttttaaaaataaaattacagaaaaaacaaatggaaaaatataatattttgaaaTGTCAAAATTTCAAAAAGCGGCGAAAAGTTTTCCAGTTTGCCTCCTTGCTTTGTGCAGTGGTGTTGTATCTCTTGCTGAGCGGAGCTTCTCATCTTCCTCTGTGTCTGTGCCCCGTTCACGTTCCACTCTCGCACACAGAAGGGGAAATACATTATCTCgaggtgattttttttttcttcagacAAATGCTTTTGATTCTTTATTTCATTCCTATCATTCTCGATGAGAATACATGACGGCTATCCTTGCTTGTTCATTCATTTCCATTGTAGAGTTTGAGATTCTCTATGGTTCTTGCATTCCCCTGAGTTCGTGAAATTTGTGTTTGGTTGTTGAATATTTAGAGAATTAGTAATGATCTAGTTTTGCAGACTTGGATCATAGATGAAAACTTCCAATATGCTCCGATTTAATAACTTCAATCTGAGactttaatatgtttatttGTCAGTGATAAATTGTTCTTATGAATATCGATTAGCTGCTTCGCTTCTTTCAATCTGTTGCTGTTGTTTTATGGTGTTTGGTAGCAATATAAACATTGATGAGCCATGGAAAATTATTTGGCCGAGGTCATGATGACCATCTGGTGGCGTTTTGTGTTGACATTTGACTTTTTCATCACTGAAGTCGTTTTAACTTAACACAGATTTGTCAAATAGTGTTGAATTAGGGTAAGGTGAAGAAATTTCCcacaattttgtaattttgttgaACCATATTTTACACTTTGATACTAAATGCTGTTCTCTTTCTAGTTATGTCCAATGCTTGCCTTCTTAGTTTGTGTTGTGCCTAGGAGATTAGTTGAATTGAAGAATGGACATGTGGTAATATAGTTTTCCTGTGAAATTGTACAAATCTTAGGTGAATAACTCCACCAATTGCATGTCGATAGGcctttttctttaaatttattCTAAAATGCATAAACTGATGGTAAAAATAATGGAGCAAGTTAAATGATGTGTGCATAGGTACGAGTTTCTGTGCAAGTACGCATACGAAAATGTAAGCAACATGTATTACCTAGTATATTTGCTAAGTTTTTTCACAGTAGCAAGACTTTTGACACTTAGTTCCATTTGCTGAGATTATGAACATAACAAAACAATGAGACTTGCCAAAGTCATTGCTGAATGAGTGAGTGGATGCTGATTGGTTCTTTTAGTTCTTTCTTGATTTAATTTCTTGTAGTGCATGCTTGGTGGAAGACAGATTATCAAATCAAATGTCACTAAAGATTTGGTTTATGAAATTACTTATAAATGGCTTTAGATGCACACGAGATTTGAAGCTTAGAGTGAGTGGATGCTGATTGCTTCTTTTAGttctttctttattttaatttcTTGTAGTGCATGCTTGGTGgaagatagattatcaaatCAAATGTCACTAAAAGAATTGGTTTGTGAAATTTCTTATAAATGGCTTTAGATGCATAGGATATTTGAAGCTTACGAAGCTAGAAGTTCAAAGTCCGAATCATGCGAGTGCTCAAGTTTATGAAGCATAATGATTCTCTCTCAGTAATAGTTTTACTGATTATCGGTTCTTGAACCATGAGGTCAACCGAGTTTGGAAATTACATGGTCTGAGCTTCCAAATCTATCACAAATTGGTAGCCAAACATAATTATTTTTACCTGTCTATAAATTAGCAGCTGCAATGCAATAGGTAGTTGAAGAGATTTAGCATCAGATAAATGTATGTGATGagttgtttttgtttatttatgaTCAATAGCCAtacaaaaaaacaaacaagGAGAGCATAGTCTGTCTATAATAGTTCATGTAGCGAGGAAAACCACTGGGAAGTAAACTACATTGAGTTAATATGGTATTTAACTGATGTGTTTGCATCTTTAAATAGGCATTCAAACATGTAGATCAGTTTTCCAGTTTTGAAATAAGCTCCATTGCAGGTTTTCACTGGAATTTTTCTTAAACTGTAATCAGTACAGAATTCTTTGAATGAACTTGCAACTAAAGCAGAATTGTAGAATTTATTTTCTCTTGTGTACGCTATGCTTTTGACTGGATGATGTTTGCTTCACTTTTGCCAGTAGTAACATATATTTTTCCAACTGGTTGATTTGCATTTCATCATTATGTTGTTCTATACAATTCAAGCAAACTTCAAGTGTTTGTTGTTGTGTTATTGTTAAGTCTTTGTATTACTTTGTGTTTGTGTTTGTGATATTGTCAAGAACTTTTCTACGTTTAGTCATGGGATCATGGCCAATTCAGTGGTTCCCATTCCCAAAATGGTTGAACTAAATGATCAACCATCTCCCAGTTGGCACTTTCTTCTTCTGTCCTTGTGCTTGTGAGATCACCATGATCTCCTGCCGAGTTTGAAGTCTCAGATGAGCTTATTGCATTATCCACCATTCTGGTGTTTTGAGCAGATGTTGTAGCAGTGTCACCTGCAAGTACTTGTTTCTCTCTTGTCACAGCTTCTACCGGGCGTCTGTCAAATGCTCTACAACTCCCCGATGCTACATAAACTCGACACAAACTGAATTCATGTCTCAGCTGCACATTAGAAATCACGGACAAAGAAACAGATTAGAATTGACAAATAACATAGCATTGTGCATCACTATTTCATCTTTTTTGTCATACTATATACAATACAATATTATACATACCTTAGGTACAGTAGTACTCGACGAATCAGCTACTCCTTCAATGGCTCTATACTCATTCATCTTCCATTTGGTTTTTGTTCCTGTAGGTATTCTCCCTTTATAGAAAACCATGGTTTTCTTGACTCCAATCACTTTGTTATCTGATGAGTAAACATAACCAGGGGAACCTGTAGCTTTCCAGTACCCAGATGCTGTTGTGCGGCTCGGTCTTCCTCCCCTTGCTTCTCTTTCTTGTCTTGGTGTAAAGAAGAACCATTGCTCACTGTCTCCTTGACATAGTTCACCAGCAAGCTCTTCAACACATGTCAAGAAACAAACTTTAAAGGTATTCAACATCTACTAGGagcaatttatttatttatttattttttatttttatacttgtATTATTTCATCAACAAAAttggcctcttgccaaataaattgacaagggaaggcttgtccccaatacacccttgtggtgggacccctccccggaccctcgctcagcggggacgcgtaatgcgacccggccgccctttttttttatacttgTATTATTTCATCAACAAAAAAACTACAAACAAGTTGGCAATTGTACTTGGAAGATTCCATGGCTCCATGTTGTAAATGTCTGTGATAGGAATGACACGGTGTACTTCTTGTCTTTTGCCTTCCAGCTTGTTATGAAGATAGAAGGAAACTAGCTCTTCTTCTGTTGGATAAAAGCGTAAACCAGGTGGGAATTCTTCTAATCTTTCTTTGCACTGTTTTTCCATTCTTGCTTATCTTTAAATGCTTGATATTGTCTGTTGGTAAGTGTTTTGTTATTGTCGATTTTTGAACCAACAAAGTATATATAGAGTTTTACTTACGGAAAGGATTTGCCGAGTGAATGGAGAAAAAAATGGCAGAGATAAGTTATTTGGAAACTTCCACGCGGTTGtaaacgaaaaataaaaaaggtgtCCTATGTCCTACCACAGCTCCCATCTCATTTGAACGAGTCAAGCCACTGTTTACTCCCCTATATTGTCTGTCCTAGACTTTGGAGCTGCACCCTCTTGGTTAACCTATCATAACCATTGATTGTTTACTGGTCCTGTTGAAACAGTAGGGATGGCAATTTTTGAGACGATAAACCGATTAACACAAAGTGTTTGACATAATTATTATTTCTATTGCATTCGTGTCATATATAAGtcatgtaaaatatatatacagtAACTCGAATTACCACCTGTGTTGCATGGATAAGTATTAGACTATAAGTGAGTCGAGCTGCTCATGACCAGCTTGACGTTTAACTCGATAAAAACTTGACTGTATTCGGTTCAGTTTATAAACAAACCGAGTTTGAGCGTGTCGAAACTCGATTCAAAAGCTAACAACTTTAGTTTTGTAGGttttcaaaactatatagtttctaattaaagaaatttcaaataaatttaattaatgagttgttcgcgAACGAAATTCATAAATAGAATCAATGAGAGACAAAATGTTGAGTTCGAGTTCGAACTCGTCAATGTTCTAAGGAATAGATCAAAATTTGTTTCGGCTCGATTACCGCTCTAATAAGAACACAAACATATAATGAATACTGGAAAATGTTATTTCTCAAACATAACCTTTACAAAATCATTTTCAAATGAAATCGGATAGACACGAAAACAGCACGAATTCCGATAGTAGAAACGCTATTATACAACATAGAGTAACGAAGAGTATCATACAACATAGATTACAACCCCTAATTGAAAGCGCTAAACTAGGATCTTTAGTGGTCACTATCAATCACTTTTGTGAAATAGGAAAATAGCTCAATCTGTGGGTCCTTTTATACTTGGTAAGAGGTGAAGGCAAGTGCTATGCTTCTTTATCTGTTTGTTCGTTGGCGTGTGTGGGTGGTCCTATGGAGACgatgtattaagcttttttattttttttagaaaaagctAAACTATAGATATATAGTATATATAAGTACTCAAACAAAGTAATAGTATTTTGTCAAAGTAACATAGTATCAACCATTAGTTTAGGTAGATAATTTAAGTGGATTACTATACGTCGCCCTTATTTTACTTACTgtcgcctcctgtttgacatttttgcccttttcatttttcattcaaaaaagtgaaattctctcaaccccgaagaacaaaacgaagaaaaatcatgcctccaaaacaaggaaaaatacttgaacatctaagtttcgtatttactaataatctgaaatttaacgaatttaacttgaaacaaatttttttttccagttGAATTTGcactaaacgggtagcccacaCGGTCCGGTCCATGACCGGTAGTATGAACTACCCGTTTTTACCTAGGAAAAATGGGTAGGCTACCTGTTTCTACCTAGGAAAAAcgggtttatttttttttaattataataaatattaaaaattgattggacgcttcaatacgtattttttatttccaatttatctatacgttttttctatccaatcaatacataatttatcaataattaaatttacgttctaaaagataaataaatataaattaacaaataaaaattaattgcacGCGTTAAgacgtattttttttatttccaatcaataatttatatatacgttttttctatccagtcaatacataatttacatataattaaatttacgttctaaaaggtaaataaatataattgaccaaataaaaattaattggacacttcaatacgtattttttttatttccaatcaataatttatctatacgttttttctatccaatcaatacataatttatctataattaatatttattataattaaaaaaaaataaacccgttttccctaaaggaaaacgggtaggctacccgtttcTACTTAGGAAAAACGGGTAGTTCATActaccggtccatggaccggaccgtatgggtTACCCGTTTAGTGcaaattcaacgaaaaaaaaattcgtttcaagttaaattcgttaaatttcagattattggtaaatacgaaacttagatgttcaagtatttttccttgttttggaggcatgatttttcttcgttttgttcttcggggttgagagaatttcacttttttgaatgaaaaatgaaaagggcaaaaatgtcaaacaggaggcgacAGTAAGTAAAATAGGGGGTGACGTATAGCAAAACCCTAATTTAATTATGCTTCATGAAgtttaaattgtttatttattttccaattTATATTGAATTTCGTACTTTTCCTAATTTAGTATTACACTTTCTTCAACGCACGTGTGATGGGTAGTGGGCCATCACTTCCATTTCTTTGTTGCAATTAAAAATAGTCTTGAAACATTAATGAGCCTCCTATTATGTTAAACTGTAAAAGAGGAATAGAAGATCGTTAGGTTGGATGATTTTGTGGAAACTTTGTAATGCCCAAGTTAATATAGACCGTAGGAGATAATATAAGAGAGTATATAGTgtactatcaaaaaaaaaagaaaagaaaagaaaaaatacaaTGTAAAGAAATAAAATCGATCACCTGTCCAACAAGAAATTATATAAACTGCGTTTTGGTTcatgaaattgaataaaaattcgAATAGAATAATTATTACCAAATAATAGAATAGCATAAGTATTATCGTTGATTACAAAATGAGATAAAATGGAATAACTAGTTTTGCAGTTTAAAAGATAGTGTTAcactatttaaattttaattattactgtcaattatttaaacaattaatatatattaagcaAAACATTaaacatgaaaaatataaaaaacagtAAAAGTAAAAAACggtaaaacatgaaaaacggaaaaaatatgaaaaaaaagtggaaaacaGTAAAAagccaaaaaagaaaaaaagaaaaaatagcaaaaaaaggtaaaaacacaaaaaggaaaaaaaaaaaaaaaaaaagaggaaaaagggaaaaaagaaagaaagaaaaaacgtagaaacatgaaaaaatgctaaaaactgaaaaacattttaaaatttCTCTCCTTTGTCCttgtttattttgttatgttgaATGAACCAATGGTTACCTTATGTAATTCTTGTACAAGCTATCTTAGATTCTTCAACTTCAACCATATGGCAATATATTTATAAGGTGCAAAATTTGTGTGAAAAGAGATGAAGGCAAGCTTTCCATAAAGTTGAGAAAACAGGAACCTTAACCTACACTCCATTTCAAAATTCACTCGAGGCTACATGTTTTCAATATGCTCAATCTGaagtaatttcttttttttttcttatttatttcttttccattGACATTTTTTCAGCATTCTTGAGGATTCTAAACTGTTTACTGCTTTAACCATGAAATTGTTCAATTCCTTTGACATTTATGCTGCATGCTTTATTGGACTgttaaaaggaaaataaaaaaaagtccaCCTTGACTCTTAAGcttcaaaatattttaaaaaacactcCACGTGGTGGAGCCACGAAAATGACTTTTGAgttcttcaatttcttaaatATTTGTCTGAGCTTTTTCTGTTTTCACTTTTTTTGGATTAAGAAATGCATTGAAACTtttgttttatattaaaatagtTTTATCGTGCATTGAAACTCTTATTTTCTTTTGGAATTTCTCAACACAGATTGATTGGACTTATTATATACGAGATGAAAGCATCTCCTAGTTGACCAGAGATAGTGCTGCCTTCTAGCTTGAAATTGGGTCAATGAGTTAACCTTGGGTCAAGTTTTCTTCTTTTAACTTCAATTTaccttatcaaaaaaaaaaaaaacttcaatttactttgtaaaaaataagttgcagttttattatttttacctTTATTTCCTCACCTTACAATGAAtgaattttcttttttactaCTTGTGAAATTAAAGCTAGGGTCATGCTTGCGTATTCTAGCTAAGACAAAGGCAGCGGATTTACATTTCCGAACATTTCTACAATGAGCGAGGACCTTTACTGGTCACGTCCACAGTAGAACTTTTCTACGTTTAGTCATGGGATCATGGCCAATTCAGTGGTTCCCATTCCCAAAGTGGTTGAACTAAATGATCAACCATCTCCCAGTTGGCACTTTCTGGTATCCTTGTGAGATCACCATGATCTCCTGCTGAGTTTGAAGTCTCAGATGAGCTTGCATTATCCACCATTCTGGTGTTTTGAGCAGATGTTGTAGCAGTATCACCAACAAGTACTTGTGTCTCTCTTGTCACAGCTTCTACTGGGCGTCTGTCAAATGCTCTACAACTCCCCGACGTTACATAAACTCGACACAAACTGAATTCATGTCTTAGCTGCACATTAGAAATCATAAACAAAGAAAAGGTTGTTGATTAGAATTGAAACATAACGCAACTTAACATAACGTGTGCATTACTATTTCATATTTTCCATACCTTAGGAACAGTAGTACTCGACGAGTGAGCTACTCCTTCAATGGCTCTATACTCATTCATCTTCCATATGGTTTTTCTTCCTGTAGGTATTCTTCCCTTATAGAAAACCATGGTTTTCTTGACTCCAATCACTTTATTATCTGATGAGTAAACATAACCAGGAGAACCAGTTGCTTTCCAGTACCCGGATGCTGTTGTGCGGCTCGGTCTTCCTCCCCTTGCTTCTCTTTCTTGTCTTGGTGTAAAGAAGAACCATTGCTCGGTGTCTCCTTGACATAGTTCTCCAGCAAGTTCTGCAACACATGTCAAGAAACAAACTTTAAAGGTATTCAACGTCTACTTGGagcaattattttttatttttattttttttatacttgtATTATTTCatgaacaaaaaaacaaaaaacaagtTGGCAATTGTACTTGGAAGATTCCATGGCTCCATGTTGTAAATGTCTGTGATAGGAATGACACGGTGTACTTCTTCTCTTTTGCCTTCCAGCTTGTTATGAAGGTAGAAGGAAACTAGCTCTTCTTCTGTTGGATAAAAGCGTATACCAGGTGGGAATTCTTCTATTCTTTCTGTGCATTGCTGTTTTTCCATCCTTGAATGCTTGGTTATATTGCAGGGAAACATAAATGAATCTAAAAAGGAAATGAATATTGGGAAACGTTATTGTAGAAAAAATATAGTTAGGAAACggtaatgaaaatgaaaaaaaacttAGGAAATGAACATGGAAACGTTAATGAAGAGGAGTTTAGTTTTTGTGCAACGTAGATGCTTGGTGTTGCCTGTTGATACTAGTGTTATAGGGTGATTTGCCGAGTGAATGGAGAAAAAATGGT
The window above is part of the Euphorbia lathyris chromosome 3, ddEupLath1.1, whole genome shotgun sequence genome. Proteins encoded here:
- the LOC136223530 gene encoding NAC domain-containing protein 90-like, coding for MFPCNITKHSRMEKQQCTERIEEFPPGIRFYPTEEELVSFYLHNKLEGKREEVHRVIPITDIYNMEPWNLPKLAGELCQGDTEQWFFFTPRQEREARGGRPSRTTASGYWKATGSPGYVYSSDNKVIGVKKTMVFYKGRIPTGRKTIWKMNEYRAIEGVAHSSSTTVPKLRHEFSLCRVYVTSGSCRAFDRRPVEAVTRETQVLVGDTATTSAQNTRMVDNASSSETSNSAGDHGDLTRIPESANWEMVDHLVQPLWEWEPLNWP
- the LOC136221872 gene encoding NAC domain-containing protein 90-like isoform X2 is translated as MEKQCKERLEEFPPGLRFYPTEEELVSFYLHNKLEGKRQEVHRVIPITDIYNMEPWNLPKLAGELCQGDSEQWFFFTPRQEREARGGRPSRTTASGYWKATGSPGYVYSSDNKVIGVKKTMVFYKGRIPTGTKTKWKMNEYRAIEGVADSSSTTVPKLRHEFSLCRVYVASGSCRAFDRRPVEAVTREKQVLAGDTATTSAQNTRMVDNAISSSETSNSAGDHGDLTSTRTEEESANWEMVDHLVQPFWEWEPLNWP
- the LOC136221872 gene encoding NAC domain-containing protein 90-like isoform X1; its protein translation is MEKQCKERLEEFPPGLRFYPTEEELVSFYLHNKLEGKRQEVHRVIPITDIYNMEPWNLPICFLTCVEELAGELCQGDSEQWFFFTPRQEREARGGRPSRTTASGYWKATGSPGYVYSSDNKVIGVKKTMVFYKGRIPTGTKTKWKMNEYRAIEGVADSSSTTVPKLRHEFSLCRVYVASGSCRAFDRRPVEAVTREKQVLAGDTATTSAQNTRMVDNAISSSETSNSAGDHGDLTSTRTEEESANWEMVDHLVQPFWEWEPLNWP